Part of the Candidatus Baltobacteraceae bacterium genome is shown below.
GATGGGCGCGGCGACGGGAAGTTTTCGCCGCTTCGAGCGCTTTGCGATGTTGCTCTGCTTTGGAAGCCTGCTACTGATTCCGGTATTCGTGATGGTGCATGCGCCGATCGGGCAGTCAACACGTGACTTTCTAATACCGAGCATGCCGAGAGACTCGGACCTAGGAGTCGTCATGCTGCTCATTATCGGCATCGTCGGGACCACGGTAGCGCCGTGGCAGCTATTCTTCCAGCAGAGCTATGTCATCGACAAGCGCATCACCACGCGCTGGCTCAACTACGAACGTTGGGACCTGGCTCTCGGCATTGTTTTCGTCGTGCTCGGCGCGTTCGCGATGTTCTCGTTTACTGCGGCCACGTTTGCGGGCCACAAGGAATTCGGCAATTTCCAGGACGCCGGCGCGGTTGCCGCGGGAATCGCGCACTACGTCGGGCGCCTCCCAGGCGATCTCTTCGCACTCGCCCTCCTGGACGCGGCGATTATTGGGGCCGCAGCGGTTTCGCTATCGACAGCCTATGCCATTGGCGACGTGATGTCGCTAAACCATTCGTTGCATCGCAAAGTCGGCGACGCGCCGGTCTTCTATCTCGTCTATGCGGGACTGATTGTTGTTGCGGCAACGATCGTGCTCATTCCCGGGAGCCCGCTCGGACTCTTGACGAACGCCGTACAGGTACTCGCGGGTGTGCTATTGCCGAGCGCGACCGTCTTCTTGCTACTGCTCTCCAATGACAAGGCGGTGCTGGGTCCTTGGGCAAACACGCGCCGTACGAACATCTTCACCGGCGTCGTTATCGCTGCATTGGTGATGCTCTCGGTAGTCCTCACCGCTGCAACGGTCTTCCCATCGATCGGCACCATTCAGATTCTTTGGATTCTCGGCGTGGGAGCGATTCTAGCCGTTATTGCCGGCTTTTGGATGGCGTTCGTGCCAGGTGACATCGACTACACGTCATTCGACCGTTCGCAGCGCCATCAGTGGCAGATGCCTTCGCTTAGCTCTCTCCCAAAGGTTCGCTTAAGTCTTGCTAACCGCTTTTGGCTTATCCTACTAAGGGCATATCTGATTCTCGCCGTCGGGCTCGTGGTGTTCCGCGTTGCTCTCCTCGCGCTGCACAAAGGATAGCGGGCCAATGTTCTTCGCCGTTCTTTTGACGACCATCGGCGCAGCTATACCGGCGGTACCCATTCCAACGCCAAAAACGACCCCAACGCCGGCACCCGCTCGTTGGAGCGTACACTGGCAGGCAACCAACACACAGCAGTACCATGGGGCCTTCCCCGCCGCGTACTCCGGCGCCAACAGCCTTTCGAATATGCCCGATACGCAGAAAACCTTTTCGTCGACGATCTATTTGGGTTACCGTCTCTGGAAAGGCGCTGAGGCATTTTATAACGAGGACATCGACCAGGGCTTCGGCTTCGGCAGTACGCTCGGTCTTGCGGGCTTCTCGAGTGGCGAGGCATACAAGGTCGGTGCCTCACGTCCGTACGAGCGTGCGCACCAGTACTTCATCACTCAGACTTTCAATGAGGGCGGTGGCACACAGTCGGTCGATTCGGGACAAAATGTCATTGCCGGATCTCAAGACGTACGGAACATCACCCTTACTGGGGGGAAGTTCTCCGTCGTAAATATCTTTGACAACAATGTCTATGCCCACGACCCACGCAATGATTTTTTGAATTGGTCGGTCGTCGATATGGGAGCATTCGATTACGCCGCCGACGCCTGGGGTTACACCTACGGGCTAGCGGCTTCGATCAACCGCGCGCAATCGGCCTTCACCGTTGGTCTCTTTCAACTGTCCAAGACGCCGAACACGACGGTCATCGAGAGGGTCCCATTTCTTCAGTATTCGCCAGTGTTGGAGTATGATCGCAATATGTCGCTCTTCGGCGGACATCCGGGAAAATTTCGCTTCTTGACCTACGGCGACTACGGATACATGGCGCCACTAGCGGATACGATCTCATATGCCGCGGCTTCTGGCACGACGCCAAACCCGCTGTTGTTCCGTCAAAATCGCCACTGGAAGATCGGCGAAGGGGTCAATATCGAGCAAGAGCTCGCGCCCCACGTAGGCGCCTTCCTACGCTTGAGCGCAGACAACGGCTCGTATGAAGCGTTCGATTTCACCGAGATCGACCGTTCGGCGGAACTTGGCCTTTCGGTCGACGGGACACCGTGGCATCGACCGAATGATACCGTGGGAATTGCCGCCGTCCAGAATTCGATATCCGCCGTTCGGCAACAGTATTTAGCAGACGGTGGTCTTGGAATCCTGATCGGCGACGGTGGACTATCATATGGACCCGAAAGCGTTCTCGAAACCTACTATAGATTCATGATCTTCAAGGGGTTCTCGCTCAAGGGCGATTACCAACGCGTCGTTAACCCGGCGTACAACACGGTGCGCGGCCCCGTATCAATTTACACGCTCCAATTTCACTATCAGATCTAGGTGGGATGCTATGTTTGACAAGCGCGAACGGATGCAGCTCATCGCTCTGCTCGTCTATGGAGCGATCCTCATCGTCGGAGGTATCGTCGTGGTGCTTCGCTTCATAAGGGGAAGATTTTGACTAACGGCATGCCAGCCACCGAGCTCTTCGCCCTGCATGTCTTTGTCGCACTGCTGCTGGGCGTCGTGATCGGCCTCGAACGGCAATGGCGCCAACGCATGGCCGGCCTTCGTACAAATGCGTTGGTCGCTTTGGGCGCTGCGCTTTTTTCATCCATATCGATCCTGATGAACGCCGGAACAAACCCTACGCAGGTAGCGGCGTACGTCGTCTCCGGGACGGGTTTTCTCGCCGGTGCTGTGATTTTCAAGGAAGGCTTCAGCGTACGAGGCCTAAATACGGCCGCGACACTGTGGGCAACAGCTGCCGTGGGAACGCTTTGCGGTTCCGGGTTTCTTTCGGAGGCAACGATTGGCGCTGTTGCCGTGCTCGCGGCGAACGTTCTCCTTCGCCCGATTGTGCAACGGATTAACCGTCAGCCCTTCGGTCAGACCGAACTGTCGCAAGCCTATGAAATCACGGTGAGCTGCTCGGGCGCACATGAGGAAACCGTGCGCGCCGACGTGCTTGCCCAAATTCGGGTGACAACATTGCTCTTGCGCTCGTTAGAAAGCCGCAATCTTCAAGATGATCACGTTGTCGTTAAGGCGGTCGTCATTGCTAGCGACCGCGCCGACACGAAGCTCGAGCGCATTGTCGGACGCCTCAGCCTTGATCCGAAGATCGTCGCCGCGAGCTGGCGTATGGCGGCCGTTTCCGACGACGAAACCCTGGAGTCGGCGCCCGAGGGGTGACTCTTTTGAGAAACCTCATATACAGGAAAAATGCGGCTGCTACCACCAGTGCGTGTTTTGCTACGCTCGCCGCACCCACTCATATCTGGAGGAAGACGGCGTCGCACGCTGGGGCAGCCGCCTCTACGTCAAGGTCAACGCGCCGGCCGTCGTGCGCACCGAGCTGGCGAAACGCGGCTGGAAGCGCGAGCCGGTGGCGATCGGAACGGTGACCGACCCGTATCAGCCGCTGGAGGGTCGTTACGGGATCACGCGCGGCATTCTCGAGGCGATGCGCGACTATCGCTCGCCGGCCAATCTGATCACCCGATCACCGCTGATCGTGCGTGACGTCGACGTGCTCGCCGATCTCGCCCGGGTCGCGAGCACGCACGTTTCGATCAGCATTGCCACGCTCGATGAACGGATCGCGCGCGAGATCGAACCAACCGTGGCGCCGCCGCGCCAGCGCCTGCGCGCGGTGCGCATGCTGGCCGAAGCGGGCATTCACGTCAACGTTGCGCTCGCGCCGGTGCTGCCGCAAATCACCGATACGCCCGAGTCGATCGACGCCGTCGTCAAAGCCGCGCGCGACGCCGGCGCCGCCAAGGTCTGGCATAACACCCTCTACTTGCATGACGTGACACGTGACGCATTTTTTGGTTACCTGCGCGAGCACCGGCCGGAGCTGATCGCGCAGTACGCGCAGCTCTATCGCGGGACCTACGCGCCGCGCGCCGTCGCGGATCGAGTCGAAGAGGAAGTCCACGGTGCACTCGAGCGCAACCCGGCGCGAGCACTGCCGCGCATCCGCAGCGAAGCTACCGTCCAGCTCTCGCTCCTGTCACCCTGAGCGTGTCGATTTTCCCTTCCCCCGTTCGACGTGTAGGTAGATCAACGCCCAACGATAAGGAGACCCTATGCGATTCCTAGTCATGGTCAAAGCGACCGAAGCGAGCGAGGCCGGCGTGCTGCCCACGGCCGATGAGCTTGCGAAGATGGGGGCATTCAACGAAACCCTCGCGCGCGACGGCGTGCTGCTCGCGGCCGAGGGGCTGCAGCCCAGCGTAAAGGGCGCGCGCATCAGCTACGCCGGAGGCAAGCCGGCCGTGACCGACGGTCCCTTCACCGAAACGAAAGAACTGGTCGCCGGTTTTTGGATCCTCCAGGCGCGCTCGAAGGAAGAGCTCATCGAGCGCCTCTCGCGGTGTCCGTTTCAACGCGGCGAACAGGTCGAAATTCGCCAACTGTTCGAGCCCGAAGACCTTGCGGGGATTGCATGATGCGCGTCATCTCGATTTTCACGCACGAACCGTGGACGCAGCCGCCCGATCCCAAGATGATGGCGAACATGCAAGGCCTGATTCAAGAGATGATGGCGGCTGGGATACTAGTCGATACCGGCGGCGTTGCGCCGACCGGCGTGAGCTTGCGCGTCCGCAGCGGCGGCACCGGTCCGGTCTCCGTCACCGACGGCCCCTTCACCGAGAGCAAAGAGATCGTCGGCGGCTACGCCCTGCTCAACGTGCGCGACCGCGATCACCTCATTGAAGTCACGCACCGCTTTCTCGACTGCGCCGGCGGCGGAACGTGCACGATTCACGAACTCGCGGACATGCCATAATCGAAGCAGTCTGGGGGATCGAGTCCCCCAGACTGATCGCCGCGCTGACGCGCGTCGTTCGCGATGTCGGCCTGGCCGAGGAACTCGCGCAGGATGCGTTTGTGGCCGCGCTCGTGCAATGGCCGCAGGAAGGCGTTCCGCGCAATCCGGGTGCGTGGCTGATGTCGGTCGCAAAACGGCGCGCGATCGATCGCTTCCGCCGTGAGAAAACGATGGAGCGCAAGCACGAGCAGATCGGCCGCGAGGCCGCTGCGTCCTTGGAATATGAACCGGACTTCGCGGCGCTCGAGGAAGAGGTCCCCGACGATCTCTTGCGCTTGATGTTCATCGCCTGCCACCCCGTGCTCTCGAAAGAAGCGCGCGTCGCGTTGACCCTGCGTCTACTCGGCGGCCTTACCACGCCCGAGATCGCACGCGCATTTCTGACCTCCGAAGCGACGATCGCGCAGCGCATCGTGCGCGCCAAACGCACGCTCTCCGAAGCGCACGTGCCGTTCGAGGTTCCCGACGCGGCCGAACGCGCGCAGCGGCTCGGGGCCGTGCTCGAAGTCATCTACCTTGTTTTCAACGAGGGGTATTCCGCGTCTGCCGGCGAGGACATCGTGCGGCCGGCGCTCGCACAGGAAGCGATGCGCCTCGGCCGCATGCTCGCCGAGCTCGCCCCGGATGAATCCGAAGTGCACGGACTCGCGGCGCTGATGCAGATCCAGGCCTCACGCATGAAGGCGCGCGTCGGACCGTCCGGCGAGCACGTCCTCTTGCTCGATCAAGATCGCGGCCGGTGGGATCACATCCTGATCGCGCGCGGTCTGGCTGCGCTCGAACGCGCGGAACGCCTCGGGGCTTCGCTCGGTCCGTACACGTTGCAGGCCGCGATCGCCGCGTGCCATGCGCGGGCGCGGACCGCGCAGGAAACCGACTGGAAACGCATTACGGCGCTCTACGACGCGTTGGCCCAACTCGCGCCGACCCCGGTCGTCGAGTTGAATCGCGCGGTCGCGATCGGCATGGCCTTCGGTCCCGCGGCCGGGCTCGAGTTGGTCGACGCGCTGACGAGCGAGCCGGCGCTTCGCTCCTACCATCTTCTGCCCAGCGTTCGGGGCGATCTGCTCGAAAAGCTCCAACGATTCAGCGAGGCGGCGGATGCGTTCGAGCGCGCCGCCTCGCTCGCGCAGAACACGCGCGATCGCGAACTTTTGCTGCGGCGCGCGGCCCGCTGTCGATTTTGACTACGTTCATGCAATGTCTCTAACGCGATTCGACGGCTTGCAAGCGGGACTCGACGCCTTCCATTCGTGTTTCAAGCCTTCCTAAGCGCCGCTCGATCGCATCAAACCTGCGATCGTGCTCATCGAAACGCCGATCGTGCTCATCGAAACGCCGATCGTGCCTGGCCAAGTGCTCGTCGACGCGATCGAAGCGCACTTCGACAGCGGCTCGAAAGTCGAGCAAGGCATCCAGGACGTCGCGGGTCGTCGGCTGGTCATCCATGCGTGAAGCCTAGCGTACCACGGCGAGCAATACCAGCGTCGCGAGCGTCGTGAGATGCAGGAGCAAATGCAGCGTGTTCGGCGTCACGCTCTTGCGGCGTCCCCGCTGTGACGGGAGGAGATACGGTATCCACCACGCCTGGACTTGGCCGAGGAAGAACGCGCCGTAGCTGATCCACAGCCACGCATAGAGCCAGCCCGGGTACGGCGTGTAGCGATAGAACGCGCTGCACACGAGGCCGAAGGCAAACGGCAATGTTTGCAGTGCGGTCACCGTCACCAGTTGGGTCAGTGTCCGTTCCGGACGCATCGTCCGCACGCGATTGAAACGCCCGAGCGGAAGCCAATCCTGCAGCGCAAGAATGGTCACGTTCAACCCCTGCAGTGCGAGCAAGAGATCTCGCACGACCGCCCCGTTCATCAGACGCGCGCGATGTCGGTTCGATAGGTGAGGCCGGTCGTGCCGATGCGGCCGGCCAGCGCGCGCACCGCTTCGTAGGAACGCACCCGCGCGCTTGACAGATCGTCGCCCAGCGCGGTAACCGTGAGCACGCGTCCGCCGCTGCTGCGCACGCGTCCGTCGGCGAGCGAACTGCCGCCCCAAAACACGTGCACGCCCTCGCCCAGCGCAACGTCGGGATTCAATCCGGGAAGCGGCGTGCTGCTGCGCGGATAGTCGCCGGTCGCGAGCACGACGCCGACACAATGCTGCTCGGAAAGCGAGGTAAGACTCAAATCCATCGCTCCATCGGCACACGAACGCAACAAGCCGGCGAAATCGCCGCGGATCCGCGGCATCAGCACCTGCGTTTCGGGATCGCCGAACCGTGCGTTGAACTCGATGACGTAGGGTCCCTCGGCCGTCCACATCAGGCCGCAATAGAGCACGCCGATGTATTGCTCGCTCTCGGCCAGCAAACCGCGCAAGACCGGCGAGAGAATGCGCTCGCGTACCGCATCGAAGAGGTCGTCGGGAAAACCGTGGGGCGGCGAATACGCGCCCATGCCGCCGGTGTTGGGACCGGTATCGCCGTCGCCGGCGCGTTTGTAGTCGCAGGCAGCGGCGAGCGGAACCATTGCGCGTCCGTCGGCTAGCGCGAAAACGCTCACTTCTCGACCTTCCAGTCGCTCCTCGAGCAGCAGATCGCTCCCGCCGCCCGGAACTTTGTTCTTGCCGTACCACTCGGCGACGACGGCGCGTGCATCGTCGATACGCTCACACACCACCACGCCCTTGCCGGCGGCGAGGCCGTCGGCTTTCACCACGACGCCGTCACCCGACCAATCGTCGAGTGCGCCGTTCGCATTGGAAAGCGAATGGACGACCACGGCGCGCGCGGTCGGCACGCCATGCCGCTGCATGAAGCGTTTGGAAAAAACCTTGCTCGACTCGAGCCGTCCGCCCGAGCGATTCGGTCCGAACACGAGCACGCCCGCGTCGCGCAAACGGTCGCCGACGCCTGCCGCGATCGCCGACTCCGGACCGAGCACCACCAGATCGATCTCCTCCGCCTGCACGCGCTCGACGATCGCCTTGCCGTCGGTCGCGGCGATTTCCCAATTCACGCCGCGCGAGGCCGTGCCCACGTTTCCCGGCGCGGCAAAGACCGCACTGCACGACGGCGACTGCGCCAGCCGCCACGCGAGCGCATCCTCACGCGCGCCATTGCCGACCACGAGAATTCTCAAAGTTGACCCCACGCAAGGCAGACTTCAATCCCATCCAACATCGTTACGCCTGCCCTTTGCATTGCCGCAATCAGGGTAGGTTGCTTCAGTTTTTCATCCTCCGAGAAAAAAGCCATACGATCACTCGGCGTTTCCTCGGCATCTTGAATCACAGATGCTGCGATCATATCGTCAGTGGGATCCGAGAGGTAGCTGTGAAGAGATCTTTCCAGCACGGCTGGGCTCGATAACACCAATCGTGCACGCGAAGCCAAGCCGCGTATCGCGTTCATTAGTCGGCGTTCTGATTGGTCCAGGTAGTCCGTGAGGGCGCTGTCCGCCGCGGCAAGCGTTCGCGCGAATTTCTGGGCGTGAGTATCGGGATCGCGGCCAACGTCATTGATCTCACGCGGGAACGGGTCCCTGAGATTGAGCTTCGCCGCCTTTATACTCTTGAACGCGCTGTGGGCTTCCATGAAACAAGCCAACGGAATAGCAAGCTCCACGTGGACCGGTAGGTCCAGCAGCTCTCTGGCTCTAGGTGTCCGTCCGGTCGCGACACTCATGAGCAGATTCGTTTCGACATAGATTCTCGTCAAGGAACCGCTTCCGCACGAACGCCGGCAGTATTCAACAGGTCGACGATGTCCGGATCGAGCTCATCGCTTCCCGGAGGTTTCGCTTCCTTCCAGTGAATCGCGAGATCCCGCAGCCACGCCATTGTCATCCCCGACATGAGAAATTCGCTCATCGTCCCCGTGTGCTCAACGCCGATGTAGGGTTTCAATATCTCGCGTGTTCGAAATTGTCGCAACAGTCGAGGTTCGGGCGAGTCCTCCTCGTAAAAGCGCATCCAGTCGTTGTCCACCAGTACATAGTAGACAGTCCTCGGTTTTCCGAGGCTCTCGGCATACGAGCGCAATTGTTGCATGAAAAACGGCCGATCGGCGTCGGCGATGGAGCTCTTCACTTCCACCACCAACAACCGTGAGGTTGCGCGATCCTCCGAGACGAGGTCGGGCTTAATCATAGCCACATCGCTCCTTCTGCTTCAAAGGCCGCGGACGGCAACCTATTCCCACTCCACCGTGGCGGGGGGTTTGGAGGTGATGTCGTACGCAACCCGATTCACGCCTTGTACTTCGTTGACGATGCGCGTCGAGATGCGCTCGAGCAACTCGTGCGGCAGGCGCGCCCAGTCCGCGGTCATGCCGTCCTCGCTCGTGATCGCGCGCACCGCGACGAGGTTCGCGTAGGTGCGCCCGTCGCCCATGACCCCGACGCTGCGTACGGGAGTGAGCACGGCGAAGTACTGCCAAGGGTGCGGTTCGAGCCCTTTCGCGTTATCGATCTCTTCGCGCACGATCGCATCGGCATCGCGCACGATCTCCAGACGATCCGGGGTAACGTCGCCGATGATCCGCACCGCAAGCCCCGGCCCCGGAAACGGCTGGCGCTGTACGATTCGTTCGGGCAGTCCGAGCACGCGCCCGAGCGCGCGCACTTCGTCCTTGAAGAGCGAGCGCAGCGGTTCGATGAGCTTGAAATTCATGTGCTCCGGCAGACCGCCGACGTTGTGATGTGATTTGATCTTGTGCCCGGCTTTGCTATCCGGTGTTTTCGACTCTACCACGTCGGGGTAGAGCGTGCCCTGGACGAGGAATTTCACACCCGGAAGTTTGGCGGCTTCTTCTTCGAAGACCGCGATGAACTCGTGACCGATGATGATCCGTTTGCGTTCGGGATCTTCGACGCCGGCGAGCTGCTCGAGAAAGCGCGCGCGCGCGTCGATCGAGATCACCTTCAGGTGCATCACGTCACGAAATGCCGCGAGAACTCCCTGCGCTTCGCCTTTACGCAACAAGCCGTGATCGACGAAGACGCAGGTGAGCTGTTCGCCGATCGCACGCGAGACGAGTGTCGCCGCCACGGCCGAATCGACGCCGCCGGAAAGGGCGCAGATGACCTTGTCGCGCCCGACCTTCGCACGGATCTCCGCGATCGCCGTATCCACGAAGGATTCCATCTTCCAGTCGTCGCGCAAACCCGCGACGCGGTGCAGGAAGTTCGCCAGGATCGCGGTTCCGTGCTGCGTGTGCACGACCTCGGGATGAAACTGCGTGCCGTAGATCTTGCGCTGCGCATCGCCCATCACCGCGACCTTGCAGCGAGGCGTCGAACCCAGCGGCTCGAAACCCGGCGGCAGTTCGACGACCGAATCGCCGTGCGACATCCAGACGCGCAGCTGCGCAGGCACGCCGTGCCAAAACGGCGACGACGCGTCTTCGATCGAGAGCGTCGCCGGCCCGTACTCGGCATGTTCCAGTTTGACCAGCTTGGCGCCCAAGTGGCGCGCCACGAGTTGCATGCCGTAGCAAATCCCCAGAATGGGAAGTCCGCTGCGCAAGATCGCCGGATCCATATCCGGCGCGCCCTGAACCAAGGTGCTCTCGGGACCGCCCGAGAGAATGATCGCGCTCGGACCGCGAGCCGATAGCTCCTGCCACGAGATGTCGTAGGGAACGATCTCGCAATAGACACCCAGCTCGCGCGTACGGCGCGCAATCAGCTGACTGTATTGCGCGCCGAAGTCGAGGATGAAAACCGTCACGTCGTCGTGGGTTATGTCGCTATCGCGCGCGCCGCCGCGAACGTCGCCTCGTAATCCGGTTCCTGACTGATCTCCGGCACGATTTCGACGTAGTGGATTTTGCGGTCCGGGCCGATCAGGAAGTTCGAGCGCATCAGCAGCCCGGTCTCCTTGATCCGCACGCCGTAGGCGTACCCGAAACTGTGATCGCGATAGTCGGAGAGAACGTCGATATTGAAGTTGCCTTCCGCTCCCGACCAGCGCGTCATCGCAAACGGCAAATCCACGCTCACGATGTATGGTTTCACACTAGCCGGCAGTTCGCTCAGCCGCTGGTTGAATTTGCGCGATTCGATCGAGCACGTTGGTGTGTCGAGTGAGGGAACGACGATCAGCAGCACCGCGCGCTTGCCGTGGTCGGTCAGATCGTCGAGCGTTTTGATCGAAAGATCGGCGGCCGACAGGTGAACTTCCGGCGCGGTGTCGCCGGTGTTGAGTTGGGGCCCCAAGAGTGTTAACGGGTTCCCGCGCCCGGTGACGATGCCGGGTCGTTCGATCGTTTGCGTTGCCATAGCTACCTCCGCAGGCGCATGGCATTCGCAGCAAATGAGAAAAGGCCCGCCCTGTTCAGGCGAGCCCTTTCTTAATGATTCCTCTCGGTAGTTTTCGTCTAGTTAGGCGCTCGAAGCCGAAGTGTGCACTAGCACATGAGGCTTCGAGCAACGACACTAGACGGAAACTAGCGGTATGAAGGGCGGCTTTGGAAGCAGTCGCGGCAATACACCGGCTTGTCGCCGCGCGGTTGGAACGGCACTTCGGCCACGCCGCCGCACTGGCTGCACGTCGCGCGGAACATCTCGCGCTGACCGCCGCCGCCGCCGCCCGAACGGGCGCCGCCGCCGCGGCTTCCGCCGCCGGCTGCTTTGCGGGCCGCCCGGCAATCCGGGCAACGATTCGGCTTATTGGCAAAGCCCTTCATGGCGAAGAACTCTTGCTCGCCGGCAGAAAACGTGAACTGGCGCGAACAATCAACGCAGTTCAGATACTCATCTTGATACATGGATAAACGAGGACTCCTCGGAAAATTGTGGTTTTGTTCTCGGAATCGACTCGTTTAGCCCAACATGGGAACCAGACCGCGCGAAACCTAGACCGGACCAGCCTACCATGCCCGGCCCAAAATCACAACCGTCCCTGCGGCAAGTGTCGCAGCGCTGGAGCGAGAAAGCGCCGGAATGGAAGCACACGATCGGCTCACCTCGGCCGAGCTCTTAACGTTGCTCGAAATTCCCGCAGATGGGCGGATTTTGACCTTCGGCGCCTCGACGGCAAATTTTGCGCTCGAGATCGCCAAGCTCCGTCCCGACGTTCTGATCGTCGTGTGCGATACCGAGTCCGAGACCACCACCGCCGTCGCCGACCGTGCCGTCGAGGAGCACCTCGAAAACCTGATCGTGGGGGATACGCCGGCCGGTCCACTGGTCGACCGTGCCCTCTGCGTCGACAAACTGGGCGAGGTCGCGCCGACGCACTTGATGACGATCCGCTCGGCGATGCTGCCCGGCGGATACGCGATCTTCGTCGAGTCCAAGGCGCCCAAGCCCGAGCCGCTCACCGAGAAGCTTCAGGCAGTCGGCTACAACGTCGCCGACACGCTCGAAGGCGCGTTGCCCGGCTCGACCGTGATCCGCGCCCGATGACCTCGCTTACGTGAGGACCTGCTCCAGCTGATCCTGATCGCGCGCCATCACCAGCTCCATCGCGATGCGCTCGCCAACCGATACGTCGCGCCCCCAGCGGTAGGACGAATACGGTGTGTAGCGCGTGCCGGGCGATCCCGGAATGCGCAGCGAGACGTCGTAACAGACGAAATCCTTCGGCGGCCCGGCGACGATCGCGCATTGCAGCGCAAACGGACCGATCACGCCGGGCGGGTTCGCCTCGCGCGCCGCGGCGACGAACCGCTCGCCCATCTCGAACGCCTTCTCCAGCATCGACTCGGTCAGCGTTGCCGCGATGTGTCCGGCTTCTTCGAGCCGCATCGGTACGGCGCGCACCGCCTCGAGCGCGGATGGCGGCACGTTGCGGAACCCTTCCAGGTTCGTCTGCCGCCGCGTGTCGGTGCCCATCAGCTCCAATTCGCCCAGTAGAGGAGACGCGAAGAAATTCAGATTGATCGAGGGGCCCAGGAGATACTCCTCGATCACCGCATCGCGCACGCCTTCTTCGGTCAGCATTCCCTCGTAGCTCAAACGCTCGGCATTGGTGCGATATTCATCCGGTGACGACGCAAGAAAAAACGCGCGCTCGAAGCTCACCTTGGCGTGCGGGGCTTTGACCATCACCAGCCGGTCGATCTCGTCGGGCGAAGCGAACCGGCGCGGATGACGGATTCCCGCGCGCGCCATCAGCGCGTACTGATTGCCGGCTTCGTCGCGCTCCTCCACGCGCAGCAAGTACCGGTTTCCGAAGAACGGTACGCGCATGCCGCGCTCGATCTCGTCGTAGCTGAACTTCTGGTGGAGATAGACTTCGAACGACCGGTTCGCGACAAAGACCGCGTTCCGGTCGAGCAACGCGCGCTGGATGCTCGCATCGAGCAGATCGGTGAACGCCCCAAGTTCGATCGTTTCGTCCACACAGCCGCGCGCGATCGGATGCTCGCGCCGGCGGAAATGCTCGGTATACGTGCGCTCGCGTCCCTTGGCGGTGATGACGAGATTGCGCAGCCCTTGCGCCCGTGCGCCCGACGCGACTTCGAGGGCCGAGTGACTGCCGATCGAGGCGAGCGTCAACCGCGAGCGGTCGTAATGCGCCAGCGCCTCCGTTACGTAATCCACAGCTGCGCCCCGTTACTCCTCGACGATGAGCTTTCCCGCCAATTGCCGCAAGACGAACGTGCCGTAAATCAGGGTGGCGACAACGCCGACGATTGCCACCGTGAGAATGGTCGTGAGCGCACCCGCCGAGGGAACGGCGGTGAAGATCGAGATGCCGTGACCGGGTGGACGGCTCGGCAAAAGATACGGATACATCGTCGCCGCCGCTTGGACC
Proteins encoded:
- a CDS encoding RNA polymerase sigma factor, with product MHDSRTRGHAIIEAVWGIESPRLIAALTRVVRDVGLAEELAQDAFVAALVQWPQEGVPRNPGAWLMSVAKRRAIDRFRREKTMERKHEQIGREAAASLEYEPDFAALEEEVPDDLLRLMFIACHPVLSKEARVALTLRLLGGLTTPEIARAFLTSEATIAQRIVRAKRTLSEAHVPFEVPDAAERAQRLGAVLEVIYLVFNEGYSASAGEDIVRPALAQEAMRLGRMLAELAPDESEVHGLAALMQIQASRMKARVGPSGEHVLLLDQDRGRWDHILIARGLAALERAERLGASLGPYTLQAAIAACHARARTAQETDWKRITALYDALAQLAPTPVVELNRAVAIGMAFGPAAGLELVDALTSEPALRSYHLLPSVRGDLLEKLQRFSEAADAFERAASLAQNTRDRELLLRRAARCRF
- the purD gene encoding phosphoribosylamine--glycine ligase; translation: MRILVVGNGAREDALAWRLAQSPSCSAVFAAPGNVGTASRGVNWEIAATDGKAIVERVQAEEIDLVVLGPESAIAAGVGDRLRDAGVLVFGPNRSGGRLESSKVFSKRFMQRHGVPTARAVVVHSLSNANGALDDWSGDGVVVKADGLAAGKGVVVCERIDDARAVVAEWYGKNKVPGGGSDLLLEERLEGREVSVFALADGRAMVPLAAACDYKRAGDGDTGPNTGGMGAYSPPHGFPDDLFDAVRERILSPVLRGLLAESEQYIGVLYCGLMWTAEGPYVIEFNARFGDPETQVLMPRIRGDFAGLLRSCADGAMDLSLTSLSEQHCVGVVLATGDYPRSSTPLPGLNPDVALGEGVHVFWGGSSLADGRVRSSGGRVLTVTALGDDLSSARVRSYEAVRALAGRIGTTGLTYRTDIARV
- the guaA gene encoding glutamine-hydrolyzing GMP synthase — encoded protein: MTVFILDFGAQYSQLIARRTRELGVYCEIVPYDISWQELSARGPSAIILSGGPESTLVQGAPDMDPAILRSGLPILGICYGMQLVARHLGAKLVKLEHAEYGPATLSIEDASSPFWHGVPAQLRVWMSHGDSVVELPPGFEPLGSTPRCKVAVMGDAQRKIYGTQFHPEVVHTQHGTAILANFLHRVAGLRDDWKMESFVDTAIAEIRAKVGRDKVICALSGGVDSAVAATLVSRAIGEQLTCVFVDHGLLRKGEAQGVLAAFRDVMHLKVISIDARARFLEQLAGVEDPERKRIIIGHEFIAVFEEEAAKLPGVKFLVQGTLYPDVVESKTPDSKAGHKIKSHHNVGGLPEHMNFKLIEPLRSLFKDEVRALGRVLGLPERIVQRQPFPGPGLAVRIIGDVTPDRLEIVRDADAIVREEIDNAKGLEPHPWQYFAVLTPVRSVGVMGDGRTYANLVAVRAITSEDGMTADWARLPHELLERISTRIVNEVQGVNRVAYDITSKPPATVEWE
- the tpx gene encoding thiol peroxidase; translated protein: MATQTIERPGIVTGRGNPLTLLGPQLNTGDTAPEVHLSAADLSIKTLDDLTDHGKRAVLLIVVPSLDTPTCSIESRKFNQRLSELPASVKPYIVSVDLPFAMTRWSGAEGNFNIDVLSDYRDHSFGYAYGVRIKETGLLMRSNFLIGPDRKIHYVEIVPEISQEPDYEATFAAARAIAT
- a CDS encoding zinc-ribbon domain containing protein; this translates as MYQDEYLNCVDCSRQFTFSAGEQEFFAMKGFANKPNRCPDCRAARKAAGGGSRGGGARSGGGGGGQREMFRATCSQCGGVAEVPFQPRGDKPVYCRDCFQSRPSYR
- a CDS encoding DUF1297 domain-containing protein, translating into MDYVTEALAHYDRSRLTLASIGSHSALEVASGARAQGLRNLVITAKGRERTYTEHFRRREHPIARGCVDETIELGAFTDLLDASIQRALLDRNAVFVANRSFEVYLHQKFSYDEIERGMRVPFFGNRYLLRVEERDEAGNQYALMARAGIRHPRRFASPDEIDRLVMVKAPHAKVSFERAFFLASSPDEYRTNAERLSYEGMLTEEGVRDAVIEEYLLGPSINLNFFASPLLGELELMGTDTRRQTNLEGFRNVPPSALEAVRAVPMRLEEAGHIAATLTESMLEKAFEMGERFVAAAREANPPGVIGPFALQCAIVAGPPKDFVCYDVSLRIPGSPGTRYTPYSSYRWGRDVSVGERIAMELVMARDQDQLEQVLT